Proteins from a genomic interval of Streptomyces sp. NBC_01445:
- a CDS encoding DUF5324 family protein yields the protein MTRIDSVRAATSSAKDSVLHAAEVVAPYAETAKDRTALYAQEARVRLAPVMSQAAQQTRDQYDTYLAPHLEQARSHVPPKIDQAAQDAAVRTRKAARKAAVYAKPRIEQAVAAAQPVREEATARSVAAIAALRGQVSPKEIQKLVRKHERRARAGRVAKGFLVVGILAGGAFAAWKWWDKQANPDWLVEPPAATEVADSTPLSSVDGSQGALDPEVQAKQAEAEADAADRDDRG from the coding sequence GTGACCCGCATCGACAGCGTGCGCGCCGCGACCAGCTCGGCGAAGGACAGCGTGCTGCACGCCGCGGAAGTGGTGGCGCCCTACGCCGAGACGGCCAAGGACCGGACCGCACTGTATGCGCAGGAAGCGCGCGTACGGCTCGCGCCCGTGATGTCGCAGGCTGCGCAGCAGACCCGCGACCAATACGACACGTACCTCGCACCGCATCTTGAACAGGCCCGCAGCCATGTGCCGCCGAAGATCGACCAGGCCGCGCAGGACGCTGCCGTCCGCACCCGGAAGGCAGCCCGCAAGGCCGCCGTCTACGCCAAGCCGCGGATCGAGCAGGCCGTGGCCGCCGCCCAGCCCGTCCGCGAGGAGGCGACGGCCCGCAGCGTCGCGGCGATCGCCGCCCTGCGTGGGCAGGTGTCGCCGAAGGAGATCCAGAAGCTGGTCCGCAAGCACGAACGGCGGGCGCGGGCGGGACGCGTCGCCAAGGGCTTCCTCGTCGTCGGCATCCTCGCCGGGGGCGCCTTCGCCGCCTGGAAGTGGTGGGACAAGCAGGCCAACCCGGACTGGCTGGTCGAACCGCCGGCCGCGACCGAGGTGGCGGACAGCACGCCCCTGTCGTCGGTGGACGGCAGCCAGGGCGCCCTCGACCCCGAGGTCCAGGCCAAGCAGGCCGAA